Proteins from one Erythrolamprus reginae isolate rEryReg1 chromosome 6, rEryReg1.hap1, whole genome shotgun sequence genomic window:
- the LOC139169105 gene encoding olfactory receptor 5V1-like: MEAQNKSHGTGFVLLGLSSLLSHEIHLFLVFVADYLVTVASNFMIIIVILLDSRLHTPMYFFLSQLSCLDICLSSVVVPKILVNFLHQQYTISYVQCLAQAFFVIGFAGCEPALLAVMAYDRYAAICQPLHYAHLMRGKVCIQMSMAVWIWGFLDSAIYAALASRLEFCGNNYIPHMYCDVPPLLKIACSDTSVPKTVSYINSTLVGLVPVLLIILSYVYILSSILQIRSEIGRRKAFSTCASHLAVVTLFVGNAFVNYNQPSAGYSLEVDTFISTMFCIVTPMLNPLIYTLRNKEVKGALKKLLHI, translated from the coding sequence atgGAAGCCCAGAACAAAAGTCATGGCACAGGCTTCGTCCTCCTTGGTTTGTCCAGCCTCTTGAGCCATGAAATCCACCTTTTCTTGGTGTTTGTGGCTGACTATCTGGTCACTGTGGCGAGCAACTTCATGATCATAATTGTAATTCTCCTGGATTCCCGTCTCCACACCCCCATGTACTTCTTCCTCAGCCAGCTCTCCTGCTTAGATATCTGCCTTTCTTCCGTGGTGGTGCCCAAGATCCTGGTGAACTTCCTGCACCAACAGTACACCATCTCCTACGTTCAATGCCTGGCACAAGCCTTCTTCGTGATCGGCTTTGCGGGCTGTGAGCCGGCATTACTGGCCGTCATGGCCTACGACCGCTATGCTGCCATCTGCCAACCTTTGCACTATGCCCACCTGATGAGGGGCAAGGTTTGCATCCAGATGTCCATGGCCGTTTGGATCTGGGGCTTCCTGGACTCAGCTATCTATGCTGCTCTGGCTTCCAGGTTAGAGTTTTGTGGAAACAACTACATTCCTCACATGTATTGTGATGTCCCCCCATTACTGAAAATTGCCTGCAGTGACACTTCAGTCCCGAAGACAGTCAGTTACATCAACAGCACCTTGGTGGGTCTTGTCCCTGTTCTCCTCATCATCCTCTCCTATGTCTACATTTTGTCTTCCATTCTGCAGATCCGCTCCGAGATCGGCCGGCGCAAAGCCTTCTCCACCTGCGCTTCACATCTTGCTGTAGTAACACTCTTTGTTGGAAACGCTTTTGTGAACTACAATCAGCCCAGTGCTGGCTACTCACTCGAGGTGGACACCTTCATCTCCACCATGTTTTGTATTGTCACCCCCATGCTGAACCCCT